The Muntiacus reevesi chromosome 15, mMunRee1.1, whole genome shotgun sequence region ATCTACTGACATTAATTGAATTTCTCGGCGCTTGCTGCTTCTCTTTGCTTTCCTCATTTTTCTCGCTAGTCCTCTGATAGGCTGACCTTGACGGCTCTCTGATCCCCTTACCCCCCAACTGGCCTCCCATATGGGTCTTGCTGGCTTTCATTCTTTATGACTTAGCACATCCACtttatcttcttttccttttagtaCTGACATTAGGAAAATGATACCGGATTACCTATGAAGTAATACTGCATCTATGAGGCTGGAATTGGGCAAGTACGCAAGGAAAATGTAggcactgaaatgaaaaaaaaaaaaaaaaaacagaaaacgagGAGGATGAGGAAACAAGGGGAAAGTAGATACTGAAGTCACTTTGGGCTATAAATGCAAGAATATGATATTTCCTGCAGGTGATCTTTGGGTCCTAAGGAGAGTCTGCCACATCAGCCTTGCAAGTCAGGGACAGAACTTTCTGAGTAAGGCGGGCTGAAGTTTCTTCCCCATGACTAAGATTGCTGCTGAAGAGGAGGCAGCAGTTCTAAACGTTGTATACCTGGTCCCCAGGGAGGTCCAGGAGGCCGGGAAGGAATTATCACGTATAGACCTGCGCTCCTAGAAATGGTCTGTAGTCAGCGTATCTCTATGGGGCTGTCGGGTGACTGAAACTTCCGGCCAGGAGTCTGCTCTGGCTCTCTGATTCTTTGGAGGGCCATTCCTGTGCTTCCCTTCTGACCACCCAGCCAAGGCCTTGGGTGGATGAGCTACTGCCACTCAATCACGtagactctttgtgagcccatggactgtaaccctccaggctcctctgtccacaggggttctccaggcaagaataccagaaggggttgccatgccctcccttcAGGGAGCTACTCCCCTACACCTAGCAGATTGAGTCCTACTAGtccagccccaccctcccctcctgtcAGTTGTATGAGTTCCATCCTCCTGCTTTGCAGAATCGGGAGTGTGGAGGCTCCCTGTGGTAGGAGGCcggtcctgcccccaccccttggCTCAGGGTGAACCTGTGCCTGCAGACCCCTCTTGCATATCCACAGAATGAGTCCTGGAGAGATGGCCAGGTGGGGAGGAACCCACAGACTTTACagctggtgtgtgcatgtgggatgTCTTTATATCTGTGTGGTCCCTATAATTTGACATCTGTTAAAGAGAAGAAcatctcccctggaggagggcatggcaacccaccccagtattcttgcctggagaatccccatggacagaggagcctggggggctacagtccaggggggtccCAATGAGTCAGACAGgtctaagcaactaagcacagcacagcacaaagagAACACCCAGGCTTTGGGGATAAGTTTTGCAGAAAATTGAGCAAGCCAGCAGGAGCTGTACAGAatctccaccacacacacagcccaccCCGCCTCCATCTATGGGTTCTCCTGAGATCTTCCCAGAGGCGAAAATGCTTTGCAAGGACATCTAAAAACACAACGCCTGCCTAAGAGGCACTATCTTGAGGTTAATAAATTATCTCCttgcaagaaaaaaatggaatcgACATTAAACACATGCTATTATTAGACCGAATTTCAGCCTAATAGAAAATTCGTTAGATGTTGGTATCTGGGCAGCGACGACGGAATCTCTTTTCCTTAGGAACACTCATCAGGGAAAAAGCAGCAGTTCGCTGGCTTTGTTTGATTTCACTTGTTCAAAAAAAGGTTGTACGGTAAGATCGTTTTAAAAATCCCTTCAGGTTAGGGTTTGGATCATCGTCGTAACCCAGTGAAGCTAATACATTCATTATATAATCTGGGGTCAAAATACACGGAAAATTTTTTCTCAGCCGCACACCAGACTTCTTGGGGAGCTTTCCAGAAGGGGTTGGGTGGGCAGGCGGCGCTCCGGTCTCCAGCTAGGAACCGGGTGGAGTCACACAggcctggggatgggggagaggctGGGTGGGAGGAGAAACTGGGGCTTTGGGCTGGGCGTTGGGGGTTGGGGAAGCCGCAATGGGCGGGGTGCTGTTTGCAACCGGGGTTGGAGGGGGGacctggagggtggggagagcTGAGGCCGCCGGCGGAAAGGGGCGGGGGCGGTGCGGCGAGGTTTGCGGACTGCTGCTTCAACTGATCCTAGAAACCAAAACTTTCTAACACGAGAGACCATAAAACAGCTTGAGATTTTAAGTGCCCAGCCTTCTAGCTGAGACCGCTGACAACCAATACGAAACCGCAGGGTCGGGATGGGGCGGGGGGGCTCGGGTCTCCGGCGGTGAGGCTGGAAGGCCTCCGAGCCTGCCCCTGGGTTTAGGTGGCAGCTCACCGCCCCCGTCGCGCTCGGGAAGGACATCGTGGCTCCAAGCCGCGAATCTTGGCCCCAGACAACCTCTTCAGGCAACCCTTCCTTAAAAACAAGTTTGAATTTTTCATCAAATCTTTTACCCGTGTGCTCTTCACGAAATGATTGTTAACCAGCACCTAGAAAAAGCACTAACATGGTTTTTCTCACCTTTCCTGCCGGCTCCCCGCCCTACCCCTATCATGGAAGCTCGATATTCTAAGCAATTAAGCTATATATTCAACAGGAATATTCGATTAAAATACATCGGGACTAGAGGCTGATGCATAAGGTCTGaggctagaagaaaatatttagagcTTGCCTGCAGATTCTGTCACCCATCATCCGCTCAGAAAGCGCTCTGAATCTTTCAGCGTGTCCGGCTCTTATGATTGCAAATGGCCCTGTTTTCAAATGGAAATAAGACTTGCAAACTGATTATGTGTATTGAATCGGAATCACTCACTAGATCCTCTTGTTTAAAATGTATTGAAAAAAGGATGATGGCTGCAGACCTCTGTAACCAGCTCCCTCTCTTCTCAGGGAGGTCGATCTATTTTGCAACTTTTTGCCATTTGAGCATGTTTAAGCTGGATAATTATATTGCCCTTGTGTCACTGGCCCAACGCAAAGACATGGTACACACACTATCTCCTATTCCGCTCCTTGGCCCTGCTTACTAAAAGCACCATCCCTTAAACACCAGATACACCAAGACACACCACCCACTCATCCACCCTGCCCCAATGCTTCCATCTAAAGACCAGCTCTAACCAGGGAATCTCAGCTGTCACAAACACCAACAGAACCTCACACACTTCCACTGGGCACAGttgttcctctcctctcccctccagtctcctctccttcctctctcgtCTTACCAGTGATCAAAACCACAAAAACACAAAGCCCCAGCTTCCACAGACACCCAACCAACAGAATTTAAGAACTCAGCCATGTGAGAATTTTCAACAACTAATTTTAGGTTGGCATGACATTATAGTTGATAGAAAACAGTTCATACAGGAAGGTTAATGTCAACTGTTAGGGATGCATGATGGTCCTTGTATGGGACCATCGATgtcaaagattttctctttacACCCCTTCCCAATCCTGTGCTAGATGATGGCTGTGGGTGAGTTGGCTTTTGTTAAGTATTTGCAAAGGTTCTCCTGTTTGATTTGCAGACAGACATCAGAGTTTTACCCACTGTGTGAGTTGTAGGTATGACACTACAGCTCTTCCAAAATTTGCTACACCCTGGCCTCAGCCTCAACAGTCCTACCAGGGAGCAGGAATCAACATTTCAGTGACTACTGCAGCCTGGTAAGTAGTAAGGAACTGGCTACAGTTTCTATTTGCCCTGGCCAGAGGCACGGATGTATGCTCTGTGCACACCTGTGGTGCAAGAGTTGCGGTTCTTTCTGAAGCACACTCTCACAGGAAGGAAGAAGCCAGTCACTGCCCAGAACCACCCACCCTCCTTTAGACTCCACCCAGAAAACAGTGCCTTGCAGACCTAAAGGCACCAGAGTGCCCCAGAGGGGAGAGAGGCTTAACCCTCTAGGCTTCAGAGTCTCGTCTGAAAAACCTGCctgaaaaaaatgtctgtttagaaaCCTGGTGCTTTGGGGGCACCTCAGGGGACCCTAACTTGGAAGTTCTCTCTATACACAGCCATAGCCAGATTTGTTAAACCATTTCCTTGGTCTCCTAGGGTAGAGGAATCAACTTACAGGGACCAGCTCTTAGTCCTCTTCATATCACTACGGTAATTCCCAGTTTTACATCTGGGCTCGAGCGCACACACCTAGCCTTGTGTGTGCCCAGATCAGGTAAATCGGTAGCACACAGACCAAATAAACTCTTGTTTCCCTAGAGCTTTGGACACCTTCACACAACAACACTGGTGCTAGGTGAGCTGGAGGCTGGGCCGTTCTGGGTGACTCTTCCACAGGATGGCTCCAGGATGTGGCACCCAGAAAAGGGTATCCAAGGACACTTTTCAGGTCCTGACATCGTTCATAGAAATGACATCATCAACAATCACCCCAAACCCTAGAAATGCAAAGTTTAACACTTCACCGACAGCCAGGTGTTACTGACAATTCCACGTAGCAATCAAAGACTGGACTAGCAGAAATGTACAAGATGTACAAAAcgggggaaaggaggaaggaaagtttgtctttttgttgtcaGACTCAGACCTGCCTTTTTATTTCCAGTGCTCTGTGAGGGCCAGAAGAGGGGGAACTGCTAGGGGCAGCAAAGTTTCCATCTGTTTTTGTTAGTATGAACGGTGTTCATACTAATGATTTCTACTAGTGGATAATGTAGGTGAAGCATACGACAATAACAATTTTTGTTGTAGATTGCTTCAAGAAGTCTCATCTACAGCTGTGTGTCTCAGGCAAcaagttcattttctttaaggacaaattttaacattttccccAAAAATAATTAGTTCTGtgacatgaaaataaattaatattccaATTTAAAGTGGGAAAAAGCTAACAAAGGTTTCTGTTTACTTGATTTTCTTAAGGAAAACTGTTTCATGTGATCTCTTCCTTGAGATAGTAAACACATTCAACTTTCTTACATCTAATGGTTTCTATAAGATCCCCTACTAAGAAAATCCtatgttaatttttcctttttgaagatTTTATAAAGTAGACACATAagatgtacatgtacatatatatctataatacATACATAGGTGTCTTTTTTTCAGACAGGTTGTCTTATGCAGCCTACGTACAAGCGGACAGTCAGATGTAAATATTGTATTGGATAAAAGAACCCTCTTTAACAAAGTTTGTTACtgcctgtggttttttttttaaatgtttgtttccatttcaagCAGAACACTAACAGTGTGCTGCAAATaactaaaagagaaataaaacaagacaGTCCATTTAAATCTCAGCCTTTCCAAAACTTTGTTACAACTCAACTAATAACAAAGATGATACACGTTTAGGAAGCAGAGACCGAATGGCCAACATTATCACATGGGAAACCTGGGGCTGTGCTTAGATGCCCTCCGAGTAGGGCATTAGGTCACTATCAGAAAGAAATGCATCCAGCCACTCCAACTATGGCTTCAGAGGAGGCAGAAGCTGTGCCGTCAAGTTGCTGAGACTGGctcctcctctgtttctttgagaaTCATCGAGGAAAGTTTAGAAACACAACTACTTGGAGGGGAGATGACATTCAGACCTGGTCCTCCCCTTCAATAAACGCATTCTGTCCTGTACTCCCATCACACCCGGTTCCTTCAGCGACTTGGATGGACAGGCTTGCCACAGAGGGTGATTGGTGAATAGGACACTTTCCTGAAGCCACCTGCCAAAGAGACACCAGAAAACTTTCCGTGCTCCAAGTTGAGGCGGAAGCCCCAAATTGAGGCCCACAGAGGATGGCCCGAAGTCACAAGAATACATTTGCACAACCACAGGCACATCGGTCAGAAGGCAGGGAGGACCAGAGGGAGGTGGTATCCAGTATTTTCTAACAGGGAACTGATCAAGGAACACATTCAGTCTCATCCTTCCCAATATTCCATCCATTCTGAAAGACAGCAGCATTTGAAACAAACCAGCTGGCAAACCATGCCCAAGAGCCACATCATCTCAGATTCACATTTCTCAACAGGCTTTCTAGTTCTCAGCAAATAATATCCTCCATCCTTGgctcccccgccaccccccaaGACACACACCAAtcattggggggaggggggagtgatGTCTAGAGAGACTGGTGGCATCAGATCAGAATTCAAGGCAGCTTCCCACAACTCTCTTGTTTATAGAAAATGAATGTCTGCCTGGCTTGCTTTTAGTTCAGGAAAGGGGTCAGTCTTTATCAGCAAGGTTCACACGGATCCTggatccccctccccacctccttatCTTCAATTGACCCGCTTTTAAGATAAAGCCATAATAGAGAAAGCATTGACCTTACCTGGTCCCTATTGAGTTGGAAGTCAGAAAACCCCGCTCTCCTCTCCTCTTAGCCCGGGTCGCCTGAGAAGAGGCTCGGCGCTACCTTTTGCGCACTGGCAACTGGAGAAGGCCGCTCATCCGCGCCCAGACGCCCGCAAGCGCGCCCCGAGAGTGTGCGGCCGCTAACGTCTGAGGCTTCTTCCCTGGCGTGGCAAAATCGGACACCCCAGTGCCGAGCCCCAGGCCTGTCCCCGCCCCGGGAGGATTTCAAATCCCTTGGAAGGCTCCCGAGCCTGTCTTGCCCTTAGAAAGGCCAAGCCCTTAAGCAGTGGGAAGAAGAACTGCCTCCGGCGAAGCCCTTGGAAGTAGAGCGCGCGGGGCCTCCCCCGCCTCCAGGAGTTAGGGAGCGTTTCTTGCGGAGTCGGCTCCGGCCTGGCTCTGATTGCACTCCTGGGCCCTCGAGTTACTTCCCACCGAGCCGGCCCGGGTCCCAGAGCCTCTGTCCGGGCTGCTGACGCAttccctgccccctcccgccTTCTGGGCCTGGAGGACTCCAGCTCTACCCGCTAGTGTCCCTGTTGGGGGGTGGCGGCAGGCCGGCCTCCCCCTTCTTTCCTGCTCAGAGGATCTCTGTCCCAATCTTCACGCCGCCCCCAAGCCCGGCCAGGCCAGCTGAGAGGGTTGCTTTCCTGCCTCTCCGACCCACAACTCCGGGCTCCcaggctggggcgggggtgggagagTCGCTTTGGGATGCTAAACATCAAACAAGCCAAGCCTGGGGTTTCAGGCCCTGAAGCCACTAGAGCCGCTCTCCAAGACTCTCCAGAAAGTCCTCGTGTTTACATggcggggttgggggtggggaacagAAGGAAAGGGGGTGGGATGCCGTCTGCAAAAATCTCCCCCATTTCCCGCAAGCAGCCGTCGGGACCTCGGGATGGATGGGGTGCTTAGGTGGCGGCGCTCAGCTCCTCCTGGATCTGGGGGCAAGCTGCGCGGCCCCCACGCGTGGGGAAGTTTCCCCATTAGGGACATCCCCAGAAAGCTGAGTTCTTCTTAGCAGAGACCAGAAGCTCCCCGGGCCAGAGATGCTGGAGATTTAGGGGAGGTCCATTACTGAAGAGGACAAAAGATCGCAGAGGCTGACAGGGTGTGCGGGTAAAGTGGATCTCCAGTCTTTGGTGGTTTACTGAGCCCAGCACTCACCCATTTCCCTATCGAGACGCTTCAGATTGCCTCCCAGGGCCGCTTCCTGCAGCTCCAGCAGTCTCGAGGCCAGAAATGGAGTGAGTGGACCCCGCGTGACCGACGGAGAGAAGCGGCCACGGCCCTGTTCGTCTCCGTCCTGTCTGCAGACACGGCTCTGTTCGCCCTTTTCCCGGGACCAGTAAACAGACTTCCAAATTAAGTCAGCTCTAGACggtcggggggcggggaggggaaagAACATATTCGGTAGTAACTCCATCCAGGGCAAGGGTGACCAGACTGAGTGCCACAGCTCACTAGAATTGTGAATCTCAGTGGCCCGCTCCGCAGccagttggggtggggtgggcagcccCCCTGagcgcccgccccgccccttcCACGCTCGTGTGTTGGGCGTGGGGGCAGGTCGAGCGTAAGCTCCCACTGCACAGAATTCAGACCTTAGCTGTAACATCTCCCTGCCCGGCCGGGCCTGACCTGGGTGATTTAACCACCGGGGGCTACTGCTGCCCATTCCAACACCAGTGTTCAACCTGTCcagattttcctttgttttccaaaatgtgaGGCCTCCTGAGAATTCTCCCAACCAGCACACCCtctagatccaaccagtcacccTCTTGAAATCTCTGAGTCTCTTCTAGATACTGAAAACAGTATCTTAGCAGTCAGACACGAGAGAGAAAGCCGTCCTCGTCCACAGTTAGGGCGCCACGAGAAAAGAGTCCCCAGAAAGTCAACAGAAAAGACTGCTGGTGCTAGCAAGCCCCCCCACAATTTTCCTTACAAGTTCCTGGGGCTTGAGGGTGGTGATCCAGGAAGACAGAGATGGAGTCAGAATGAgctgaaaagaagaggaagaaaaggtagAGGCAGGCgagacaggaaaaaagaaagttgaaattGTAGGCGATAAATGAGTACGTGCCAAATAGGatcacacaccccccccccccattcaaATACTTTCAGACCTAGAGAAAAGTGCTGGGAGGGGCTCTGTCCATGGTGCACTCAGTCACTTTTCCTGTAGGTACATCAGAGATGACACAGAAGGAGCAACAGATTACCTAGGGACTACGACTTCTGTCTAcacctctctttcttcctcccctccccagagcaACTAAGAGTTCCCCAACAGCTATATCAGGGTACCAAAGAGACTGAGAAATCAGAGGTAGCAAGAGtggtcaaagatttttttttcccctcccagggGCGGATGTTAAGGGGGGATGCGATGGGGGAGAAGTTGGGGACAGGAGAAAGATTCCTTGCTACAAAGATTTAGGAGGCCAGGAGCCGCTGCGCAGCCTGTGTGAGAGCAGAGATGAAACCCACGACTTCCCCACTTTCTCAAAAACAATCTCCCACCACATCCTAGTCCCAAGGAGGCTCTGCCAAGGATTAGAAATAAAGAATTAATGTTGAAACCTGTGGGGACGATCCatctataaaaataattgtttattcaggattctttaaaaatggaatgtCCAAGGTCAACTGTTTTAAAACGTTGGCTCAGCTGTATAAGACCACAGTAGATACTTCTGTGGTTTTAAGACTCAGAAGTCTGGCTTTGAAAACTAGTCCTTtggtgtctttctctttctttttcctcctggtGGAAGTAGTTTAGCTTTTCTACTCTCTATTGCCGAATCCCAAGACTGCCCAAGGTTTGGTTTGACTTAATTCAGAAGCAGAACAAAACTCTCTCTTCCCATGGGGCAAAGACTCTGGTCTCAGCCTCCTTTACTGGTTCAGGATCCTTTGAGCCCCCACACAATTCGAATCCTGTCAGGCCAATGCTGAGCCACTCCCCCTACTACCAAAAAATGCCATTTAAAGccaaatcaaaaccaaacaaaagatggggtttttaatcagaaaaagaatCCTTTTAATTTGTATAATTTATTAGAAGCCTCTTAGGAACTATATTTAAGCCAGATATCTACATAAGTTACAACAGAAAAAGACTGACGCTGCAAATACCAAACTGCCAAATAATATACACAGATTTGTCTTGGCCCATAAAAAATATGATGGGCTGGGGATGGGGACGGGgactggtttttttgtttttgctttttacaaCAAAATGTACAGATTACTAAAAACTAAGTGTTTAGTCCAACTTTTGACAGCGTTTTACAACTACAAGTTCACATCAAACATAAAACGATTTTAACCAGGGCTGGTCTCAGCTGAGCCTGGGTGGCcagagggggcaggagggggcatTTCCTTTGTGTCAGTGGCAAGTGGGTTCCGTCTTTTCCTTTCCCCAGCCCCCTGTCGCCCCTTCAAAGAAATCCCGGTATTTACAAGCGAGTCCACTTTCCTGGCACGGTGTACCCAGAGTGAAGATTTCGATCTTAAGTGTCCAGAGCCATGTCAGCGTAGAGCCGTCTCCAAACTACATCCCGCCCGAGCGTGGGAAACCCATTTGAATCACCCCAAAGACACCCCCAAAGCGGTTCTTGTTATGTCCTTCTCTGTTTAAAGACTCCTTAGAAGAATTGGATTCGCttggttgttttattttcttaaaaaaaaaatcctgcacattttagaaaaaaaaggaaagaaaagaaagacgtCCAGCAGTTTGGTCTTTGTGTTTTTCCCCTTGGTCTCAACGGGGACAGGTTCTTAAGAAAAGTCGAAGCGCGGGGTGTAGCGGGTGGTTGGTGGTGTGTGACCGGGCAGGAGGGGGAAGCGATGAGGCAGAGCGCTGGGCTAGGCCCGGCCCGGCGTCCTCTCACCAGGTCCGACCGTATAGCAAGGTGGAGCAGGACATGGTGCCGTAGTCCGAGCCCGAGGAGTTCAGGTGGGGCAGACTGGAGACCTGGCCCTGCAGCGCCGCGGGGCTGGCGGCGTGGTGCGCCAGGTCCGGAGACTGGCCCGCGCTGCCCGGCTGGTGGCCCGGGTGGGCACCCAGGCCGGGGCCACCGCTGCCCACTGAGATAGCTGCCGCGGCCGCCTGAGCGGCCTGCGCCTGCTGCTGCGCCTGCTGCTGCGCGTGGCCTTGCAGGCTGGCGGCGCCCGGCGCGGGGGCGCCCGCCTGGCAGGGTTTGCCGTCTTTCACCAGGACCGGCACGGCCACGCGGCGCGGGGACTGCTGCTgcgcttgctgctgctgctgctggcaccccgcgcccccgccgccgccgccgctgtccTGCTGCAGTTGCTGCTGGGCCGCCTTGTCCTTGGCTTGGCGCTTCATCTTGTAGCGGTGGTTCTGGAACCAGATCTTGACCTGCGTGGGCGTCAGGTGGATCATGCTGGCCAGGTGCTCGCGCTCCGGCGCGGACAGGTACTTCTGTTGCTTGAAGCGTCGCTCCAGCTCATACACCTGCGCCTGGGAGAAGAGCACCCGGCGCTTCCGGCGCGGTGCGCTTGGCAGCGGGGCCATGTTCTTGCTCACGTCCCCCAGAGAGCCCAGGCCGCCCATGCCGCTCATGTTCATGCCGCTCGCCGGGCCCATGAAGCGGGAGACTGTAAGCGACAAACGCATAGCGTCGgcaggggccgggccgggccagaCCCCCTCTGCCGCCTGCGCCCTTGGCCAGCCCGGCCCGCCCCGACGGTGCCCTTCTCACCTAGGTCGCCTCCACCCTGAGAGGCCCAGCCGCGGCGATCGCCGGCGCCTGCCTCGAGGCCGCGCCGTCGAGGAGGTTTACTGGAGAGCTCCCCGCCTCAACCCCGGCTACCTCCCTCAGTCTCGGTGCTTTACCCAAAAAAGCAGAGTGGAGAAAGCCTTCCCTGTTCCTTTCCGGATCCGTGGGGTTAGCCGGCAGCAAACTGGGCTCAGGTCCGGAGCCGGGGTCTAACGGTAGACCCCAGCTTTGGGAGCTTGGGAGAGGGAGGTGTTCACTTTCGAAAGCTTGAGACCCCAGACTCTTTGTGCCTTGGCCACTGTCTCCTGTCAGCCCGGTGAGGGCACTGGCTCTGCCCATTTAGAATCCCGTCTGGAGCCGCGCGCCCTCCCACCTGCCTAGCCTGGAGAGTGGGCCAGGCCCCGGGCCTGAGCGCGTCCCAGCAAGGCACCCTCCCTCCCGGCCAGGCCGCGCCTCTCCGAGCTCTGCTCATCCCGGTTCTCTTGGCTGGGGGGACGCCTGCCTCCGCGCTCTCCCGCGCCGGAGCAGAGCGGCCACTTGGCCGCATCTGGCAAACGCCAAATACCAGCTCCTGCCCTCAGGACCCCAGGGCTACCGAGTCCCTCTTCTTGGACCCCTCAGCTCAACCAGGGCAGACTCCCCAGCTCCTACACCCGACTCCTTGGCGCCACTGCCCGGCCGCCCACCCCTGATGCCCAGCGCGCAGCCGGCAGGCGCCGCGCCTTCCCGGCAGGTCTTCCCCGCGCCTCCTGCGCTCAACCCGCGGCCCCGCGGTGGGGCGGCCTCACTTACTGGCGGGGAAGCGCGGGTCTGGGTTGGCGCCGTACCATCCGGGGCCCGAGGCGCTGTTCCGCATGGTGTCCTGGTACGGCGGCAGCTCGCTCATGTTGCCCAGGTTGCCGTTGCAGTAGCCCCCCACGGCGGAGTGCGAGAGCTGGGGCACCCCCGCCGCCGTCATGTGGTAGGCGGCGGTGACTGCGCCGTGGTGGCCCACGGCGTGCTGCTGCATGGCCGCGGCCGGCGGTGCCGCCTGGCCCTGCCTGTAAGCCGCCAGCGGAGCCCCGAGGCCGCCGCCCTCCATGCCCACTTTCTTGTAgctttcctccaggggactcAAGATGTCAGACACTGAGAACGGAGTCGTGTGCTTTGGACTCATCGACATGATTCGGCGGCggctggaggaggaaggaagaggaggaaaaaaaagggagagggggAAGGCGAAGCCtcgctgc contains the following coding sequences:
- the NKX2-1 gene encoding homeobox protein Nkx-2.1 → MWSGGSGKARGWEAAAGGRSGPGRLSRRRIMSMSPKHTTPFSVSDILSPLEESYKKVGMEGGGLGAPLAAYRQGQAAPPAAAMQQHAVGHHGAVTAAYHMTAAGVPQLSHSAVGGYCNGNLGNMSELPPYQDTMRNSASGPGWYGANPDPRFPAISRFMGPASGMNMSGMGGLGSLGDVSKNMAPLPSAPRRKRRVLFSQAQVYELERRFKQQKYLSAPEREHLASMIHLTPTQVKIWFQNHRYKMKRQAKDKAAQQQLQQDSGGGGGGAGCQQQQQQAQQQSPRRVAVPVLVKDGKPCQAGAPAPGAASLQGHAQQQAQQQAQAAQAAAAAISVGSGGPGLGAHPGHQPGSAGQSPDLAHHAASPAALQGQVSSLPHLNSSGSDYGTMSCSTLLYGRTW